A single genomic interval of Lathyrus oleraceus cultivar Zhongwan6 chromosome 7, CAAS_Psat_ZW6_1.0, whole genome shotgun sequence harbors:
- the LOC127104144 gene encoding uncharacterized protein LOC127104144 — MLNGASNVVGNGIGVVITSPTGFHISFTARICFDCTNNTTEYEACIMGLKAAINMRIKFLEEYGDSARVICQINGDRETRHPNLIPYRDHAMKLIPYFEEITFSHIPREENHLADALATLASMFKVKWENEAPSIIIIRLDEPEFRYVTDDDLQDDKPWYVDIKRYLEKQKYPKNATITDKKMLRKLSAKFFLDGDVLYKRNYDFVLLRCVDRHEVEKIIK, encoded by the coding sequence ATGTTGAATGGTGCCTCTAATGTTGTGGGTAATGGTATTGGTGTTGTTATTACTTCTCCTACTGGATTCCATATTTCGTTCACTGCTCGTATTTGTTTTGATTGCACAAACAATACAAcggagtatgaggcttgcatTATGGGACTCAAAGCTGCGATTAACATGAGGATTAAGTTTCTTGAAGAGTATGGGGATTCTGCACGTGTGATTTGTCAAATCAATGGAGATCGGGAAACTCGGCACCCAAATCTTATCCCCTACAGAGATCATGCGATGAAGTTGATTCCTTATTTTGAGGAGATCACTTTCAGCCACATCCCAAGAGAAGAGAACCATTTGGCTGATGCTCTAGCTACCTTAGCTTCAATGTTCAAGGTTAAGTGGGAGAATGAAGCACCTTCCATCATAATTATCCGGTTAGATGAACCGGAATTTCGCTATGTAACTGATGATGATCTTcaagatgacaagccttggtatgTTGATATCAAGAGGTACCTCGAAAAGCAGAAGTATCCTAAAAATGCAACGATTACGGATAAGAAGATGTTGAGAAAGTTGTCAGCTAAATTCTTTTTGGATGGAGATGTGTTGTACAAGCGGAATTATGACTTTGtactgctcagatgcgtggatagacacgaagtagagAAAATTATCAAATAA